Proteins from one Triticum aestivum cultivar Chinese Spring chromosome 7A, IWGSC CS RefSeq v2.1, whole genome shotgun sequence genomic window:
- the LOC123150871 gene encoding DNA-dependent metalloprotease WSS1 — protein sequence MEVGDLHKVWEIRALKRKPEEPAARALLDRVAKQVQPIMRRRKWRVKVLSEFSPKNPRLLGLNVNRGAEVKLRLRRDGRDLDFIPYEEVLDTMLHELAHNARGPHDAQFYKLWDELRKECEELVAKGITGPGQGFDGTGRRLGGFSIHPPPPSLRQATLTAAQKRARNGALLPSGPRKLGGNNAIMSALSPVQAAAMAAERRMQDDLWCGSHNDSGIDDSEDVVILEQPPNLTTRDGKNTKRAKNTRCDSSSSSAEPSTSSVSQVPARADSSSGRTTDADFSSLWECSACTLLNQPLAPICEVCGTAKPKIAKAKYASWSCKFCTLENCTKLDKCSACDQWRYSYGPPVATYGPSYD from the exons atggaggtgGGCGACCTGCACAAGGTGTGGGAGATCCGGGCGCTCAAGCGGAAGCCCGAGGAGCCCGCCGCGCGCGCGCTCCTCGACCGCGTCGCCAAGCAGGTCCAGCCCATCATGCGCCGCCGCAAGTGGCGCGTCAAGGTCCTCTCCGAGTTCTC GCCGAAGAACCCGAGGCTGCTGGGGCTCAACGTCAACCGGGGCGCCGAGGTGAAGCTGCGGCTCCGGCGCGACGGCCGCGACCTCGACTTCATCCCCTACGAGGAGGTGCTCGACACCATGCTCCACGAGCTCGCGCACAACGCGCGCGGGCCCCACGACGCGCAGTTCTACAAGCTCTGGGACGAACTCCGCAAG GAGTGTGAAGAACTTGTTGCAAAGGGTATCACGGGGCCAGGACAAGGGTTTGATGGTACAGGCAGGCGATTAGGTGGATTTTCAATACATCCACCACCACCATCTCTCCGACAAGCTACACTAACTGCAGCACAGAAACGGGCAAGGAATGGGGCTCTATTGCCGTCCGGCCCAAGAAAGTTGGGTGGAAATAATGCCATCATGAGTGCTCTTAGTCCAGTACAAGCTGCTGCCATGGCTGCTGAAAGGAGGATGCAGGATGACTTGTGGTGCGGATCTCATAATGATTCTGGTATCGATGATTCAGAAGATGTTGTTATTCTTGAGCAACCACCTAACTTGACAACAAGGGATGGAAAAAACACAAAGCGTGCAAAAAACACAAGGTGTGATTCTTCTAGTAGTTCTGCAGAACCCAGCACTTCATCTGTATCTCAAGTTCCAGCACGAGCTGATTCCTCTTCTGGTAGAACGACTGATGCGGACTTTAGTTCTTTGTGGGAGTGTAGTGCTTGCACTCTTCTTAATCAG CCTCTGGCACCAATTTGTGAAGTTTGTGGGACAGCGAAACCTAAAATTGCAAAAGCCAAGTACGCATCTTGGTCCTGTAAGTTCTGCACTCTGGAGAACTGCACTAAGCTTGATAAATGTTCGGCATGCGATCAATGGAGGTACTCATATGGACCACCTGTAGCCACATATGGTCCAAGCTACGATTGA